The sequence CCGTGAGGAGCAGGCCAAGCAGGAGGCCCGGATCCGGCAGCTCGACGAGCTGCTCCGCAACGCTCAGGTGGGCGAGGCTCCTGCCGACGACGGCGTGGTCGAGCCCGGCATGGTGGTGACGGTCTCCCTGGCCGGTGAGGACCTCACCTTCCTGCTCGGCTCCCGCGAGGTCGCCGGAGACACTGACCTGGACGTCTACTCCTCCGGTTCACCGCTCGGCGCAGCGATCCGGGACAAGAAGGTCGGCGAGACGGCCGAGTACGCCACGCCGAACGGGAAGATGCTGAAGGCGAAGATCCTCAAGGCGACGCCGTACTCCAGCTGAGGCACGCGC is a genomic window of Ruania zhangjianzhongii containing:
- the greA gene encoding transcription elongation factor GreA, which gives rise to MSETTWLTQDAYDRLKGEYDHLVGVGRTDIADKIESAREEGDLKENGGYHAAREEQAKQEARIRQLDELLRNAQVGEAPADDGVVEPGMVVTVSLAGEDLTFLLGSREVAGDTDLDVYSSGSPLGAAIRDKKVGETAEYATPNGKMLKAKILKATPYSS